The window ATGGAAACGATTGGCAAACCGTTTGATAAAGCCAGCCGATTCGACCAACAGTCCATGGTGTGTGGCCAATGTCACGTGGAATATTATTTCTCTGGCGATAAAAAAGCCGTGAAATTTCCATGGGATAACGGCACCAAAGTTGAAGAGATGGAAGTTTACTACGACAATGTTGGTTTCTCTGACTGGACCAACTCATTGTCGAAAGCACCGATGCTGAAAGCTCAACACCCTGAATATGAGACTTGGAGTGCAGGTATTCATGGCAAAAATAATGTGACCTGTATTGATTGCCATATGCCAAAACTGCAAAACGAAAAAGGCGAACTGTATACCAGCCATAAAATTGGTAACCCATTCGACAATTTCGAACAAACCTGTAGCACTTGCCATACCCAGAGCAAACAACAGCTGCAAGATGTCGTTGCTGAACGTAAAGTCGCTATCCAAGAGATGAAAATCAAAGCGGAAGACCAATTGGTTCGAGCTCACTTTGAAGCGAAAGCCGCATGGGATGCAGGCGCAACAGAAGATGAAATGAAACCAATCTTAACGGATATTCGTCATGCACAATGGCGTTGGGATTTAGCTATCGCTTCCCACGGTATTCATATGCATGCACCAGATGAAGGCTTGCGCATGTTAGGTGGTTCGATGGATAAAGCCGCAGATGCACGAACCAAACTCGCTCGTCTATTAGGTTCAAAAGGCATCACCCATGAAATTGCCATTCCAGATATTTCAACTAAGGAAAAAGCGCAACAAGCTATCGGTTTAG is drawn from Providencia huaxiensis and contains these coding sequences:
- the nrfA gene encoding ammonia-forming nitrite reductase cytochrome c552 subunit, whose translation is MANIRNNALCLLSLVAGIFLFTSVHAQTPTKDSTSTINARNETFEAAHPDQYHSWRATSEQSNREDALAEDPRLVVLWAGYPFSRDYNKPRGHAYAIIDVRETLRTGAPKDAQDGPLPMACWSCKSPDVARLIQEHGEDGYFEGKWAKGGPEVVNVLGCADCHKTDSADFAKGKPELTLSRPYAERAMETIGKPFDKASRFDQQSMVCGQCHVEYYFSGDKKAVKFPWDNGTKVEEMEVYYDNVGFSDWTNSLSKAPMLKAQHPEYETWSAGIHGKNNVTCIDCHMPKLQNEKGELYTSHKIGNPFDNFEQTCSTCHTQSKQQLQDVVAERKVAIQEMKIKAEDQLVRAHFEAKAAWDAGATEDEMKPILTDIRHAQWRWDLAIASHGIHMHAPDEGLRMLGGSMDKAADARTKLARLLGSKGITHEIAIPDISTKEKAQQAIGLDMQKINAEKQEFLKTVVPQWDEQARKNDLLAK